The Flavobacterium sp. IMCC34852 genome contains the following window.
TATGGTTGGAATTGGTTACTGAAATTACAACTCGAGTTAGAAACGTATAACGAACCTTTCGCAAAAGAATTAGCCCAAAACCTAAAACCGCTTTCCAATATTATCATCGAAAGATACATCGAGTTTTTGCCGAAATTATTGTATCCAATGAGAGTCGGAACCCATTCTAATACCGCTTTCGGGCTGACTTTTGCTTGGGATTATGCGGTTTATACTAAAAACGATTTGTTTCAAAAATGCATCAAAGAGAATGCGGTTCGGTTGTTTCAAAAGGATCAAAACTGTCCGTTTACTTGGGAACCCAGCGGTGCTGATTTTCTTTCTCCTTGCTTGGAAGAAATGGCTTTAATGCAAAGAATTTTACCTAAAGCTGAGTTTTTAATTTGGCTTAAAAAATTTGCACCACAACTCTTTAAAAAGAAATTTACTTGGGAAGTTGCCAAGGTTTCCGATAGAACCGATGGCCATTTAGTGCACTTAGACGGGCTGAATTTCAGCAGAGCTTGGAATTTATATGCTTTGATTAATCAGTACCCAAAAGAATTTTCTCATTTAAAACCTCTAGCCAATTATCACCTGAACTTTTCGCTGCCTTCTGTGGTCGACGGCAATTATGAAGGCGAGCATTGGTTGGCTTCGTTTGCCTTACGCGCTTTTGAAGAAAAAAAGTAATTCCATTTGTTTACTTTTGCAAAAAATAAATCATGCCGCAAGAATTACTCCTACAAGTTTCACCCGAAATAGCCGCAAACGAAAGTTTGCTCTATGAGTATGTGGCTAAATCAGTAAGGGTTTCCACTAAACTGGTTGGTAAAGTTGTAATTCTAAAACGGTCAATTGATGCCCGTCAAAAAGCCATAAAAATCAATTTGAAAGTCTTGGTTTATTTGATTGACGAAAAATATACCGAACCAAAAATCGAACTGCCCGATTACAAAAATGTGTCCAATGCCCAAGAGGTAATCATCGTGGGCGCCGGTCCGGCCGGACTTTTCGCAGCACTGCAATTGATTGAGTTGGGCTTAAAACCGATTGTGATCGAACGAGGTAAAGACGTTCGCGGGCGTCGTCGTGATTTAAAAGCAATTAATGTTGACCATATCGTCAACGAAGATTCTAATTATTGTTTTGGTGAAGGTGGCGCAGGCACTTATTCCGACGGAAAATTATATACCCGTTCCAAAAAGCGCGGTGATGTTGACAGAATTTTACAGTTGTTAGTGGGTTTCGGCGCAACTCCGGATATTTTAGTCGAAGCACATCCGCACATTGGTACCAATAAACTACCGCAAATCATCCAAGACATTCGCGAAAAAATTATCGAATGCGGCGGACAAGTGTTATTCGAAACCCGTGTAACTGATTTTGTAGTCAAGAATAATGAAATGCAGGGTATTGTAACCCAAAACGGTGATACAATTTCGGCCAATAAAGTCATTTTAGCCACCGGACATTCGGCACGTGATATATTTGAATTACTCGACAGAAAGAAAATTTTAATCGAAGCCAAACCATTTGCGCTAGGCGTTCGAGCCGAACATCCGCAGGAGTTAATTGATAAAATTCAGTACAGTTGTGATTTCCGTGGAGAACATTTACCACCGGCTCCATATTCTATAGTAAAGCAAGTCAACGGTCGTGGCATGTACTCGTTTTGTATGTGTCCGGGTGGCGTAATTGCGCCTTGTGCTACGAGTCCGGGTGAAGTGGTGACCAATGGTTGGTCGCCTTCCAAACGTGACCAAGCCACTGCCAATTCAGGCATTGTTGTCGAACTAAAATTGGAAGATTTCAAACCTTTTGCTCAATTCGGAGCGCTTGCCGGAATGGAATTCCAAAAAAGCATCGAGCAAAAAGCTTGGCATTTGGCAGGAGAAACGCAAAAAGTACCGGCACAACGAATGGTCGATTTCACCCAAAACAAAGTATCTGCTTCCATTCCAAAAACGTCTTATGTTCCCGGAACGACTTCGGTAGAAATGGGACAAGTCTTCCCGGGATTCTTAACCCAAATCATGCGTGAAGGTTTTACCCAATTCGGAAAATCAATGCGAGGTTATATGACTAATGAAGCGATTCTACACGCTCCCGAAAGCCGAACTTCTTCACCGGTAAGAATTCCACGTGACCATGAAAGCTTAGAGCACTTGCAAATCAAAGGCTTATATCCTTGTGG
Protein-coding sequences here:
- a CDS encoding NAD(P)/FAD-dependent oxidoreductase; translated protein: MPQELLLQVSPEIAANESLLYEYVAKSVRVSTKLVGKVVILKRSIDARQKAIKINLKVLVYLIDEKYTEPKIELPDYKNVSNAQEVIIVGAGPAGLFAALQLIELGLKPIVIERGKDVRGRRRDLKAINVDHIVNEDSNYCFGEGGAGTYSDGKLYTRSKKRGDVDRILQLLVGFGATPDILVEAHPHIGTNKLPQIIQDIREKIIECGGQVLFETRVTDFVVKNNEMQGIVTQNGDTISANKVILATGHSARDIFELLDRKKILIEAKPFALGVRAEHPQELIDKIQYSCDFRGEHLPPAPYSIVKQVNGRGMYSFCMCPGGVIAPCATSPGEVVTNGWSPSKRDQATANSGIVVELKLEDFKPFAQFGALAGMEFQKSIEQKAWHLAGETQKVPAQRMVDFTQNKVSASIPKTSYVPGTTSVEMGQVFPGFLTQIMREGFTQFGKSMRGYMTNEAILHAPESRTSSPVRIPRDHESLEHLQIKGLYPCGEGAGFAGGIISAAIDGEKCAMKIAESLLK
- a CDS encoding DUF2891 domain-containing protein yields the protein MKFSCILLLLFSIPGFSQELTLEQANHLAGLPLKCLQQEYPNKLGQMLVDSTEIQSPQKLHPTFYGCFDWHSSVHGHWSLVYLLKRFPNLSNRELIVQKLRTNLSKANIQVEIDYLNKKHEKSFERTYGWNWLLKLQLELETYNEPFAKELAQNLKPLSNIIIERYIEFLPKLLYPMRVGTHSNTAFGLTFAWDYAVYTKNDLFQKCIKENAVRLFQKDQNCPFTWEPSGADFLSPCLEEMALMQRILPKAEFLIWLKKFAPQLFKKKFTWEVAKVSDRTDGHLVHLDGLNFSRAWNLYALINQYPKEFSHLKPLANYHLNFSLPSVVDGNYEGEHWLASFALRAFEEKK